The following DNA comes from Papaver somniferum cultivar HN1 chromosome 4, ASM357369v1, whole genome shotgun sequence.
TTGCTAATTATCACAGAAAACAAGCCAAATAACTTCTTGCCCCAAAACTTACCCCCAGGACAGTGTCGCAGAGGTCCTGCTCTATGGCTGTTCAACAGGACAGAGGCCACAGATAGATAGGAGCCGAATTGGGAGATATGTACGGGGAAAACATTTGGAAGTATCAAGCAGCTTCGAAAATACCCTCTGCACACCGTGCAGTGACCAGTGAGCATAGGCAAGATTCATTTTGGTACTGAGAACAACTTGGCCTTACTAAAGTCTAAAAATATGAAGTCAtcaaccaccagcaccacaaatgtCTCGCATCAGTCAAGATAAGCAACAAGGTACAATGTTGCCAAACTTTGATTCCTGAAAACATGTGAAGTGCTTCCCTTAAATCacatcttccaagaaattgacCCTTCCTACACACCACAACAACATCACAAACAAAAATATAAACCCCACAAATATTGCACCTAGATATTCAACCGACAAACCACATGTCACCCATGCAAACCATAAGTCCCATTACCTATACTCCCATTTCTATTAAATACACATCCAACCGTAGataataacaacaacaacctctCCTGTGGTAAAATTTCTTTAAGAAAATTACCTCAAACAACAGGAGTAAAAAAAAGaccgtaaaaataaaataatacattacaacaacaaagagcaataTTTTCTGCTCAAAATCTATCTATCTATAACTAACATCGACTGGCAGAGAATCCAACAAGAGAATTAACCAAATCAAAAGTGACACGTGTACCCTGCTGTTGAATATTCCCGATAATCGACAAAGAAGCTGACGTCGGTGCAAACGCTAAACAAAACGTCCCGGCGGAGTCAAGCGGCACCAAGTAGTTCTTAGCCGGTAATGCTATATATTTCTCACCGGGGAAATGTAAAGAAATAGTCGGAACATCAACACTTCTCATCGTTGAGAGATCATAACACGTATCGAAAATTGCTACACCACTTGTAGACGGTAAATTCTGAGTTCCTTTAACAAAAGCATCTCTGAGTGAGTTATAAACATCGGTTTTCAACCGAGTCACAGCCGTTCCGGAGTCAATAATTATGCCACCGTTACCACTTTCATCCACTTCAAATGCCGATGGCGGAATCGTTAACATTTCTCCTCCAACACTTAACCCCGTTAAACCCAGATAGTAATAAGTATCTAATTGGTTATTGCGGAGTAACGGAGTTGTGACGGAGTTATTCACGTTTAGCTCTGAGCTGGTACCGAAGTCGAGTGTTGAAGTTGAGCTAGAATCTCTATCGACTAAACAATAAGAAAATGATTCAGTTTTGAGTTGTGATGGAAATGAAAGTGAGCCGCCACCAAGACCTAATAAACCAGCTGAGCCGACGAATAAACCTTCATTATCATGACCACAACCAAGAGAAACGTTGTTGACGGAACTCGATTTGCCGAAAGTTAAGGTCTCGCTGACAAAATCACCAACAGTATAAGAACCGTCACCATATGAAACCTGATATAAGCAAACACCGGCACGACATGCCGAAACATCTAACGCTTGGCATGTATCAGTGTTACACATAATCTGTGagtaagatgaagaagaagacggtTCAAAAATCGGGTCGGTTTGCTGGTAACAGTCTGTACAAGGTGAACATTGTACCCAAGTGACATCACTACCTGTATCAAGAACCATATATAACGGTTTAGGTGGACGACCGATTCCAACTCGGGAGAAGTACTCACCACTTCCTTGACTCGTTCCTGATATGATTGGACCTTCTAATTCAGTTTTTGATTTCCCTCCTCCTTCAGTCATCAGACTTCGTTCCAATGTTGTTTCTACTGGTTTGAGATCTGATTTCTTGATTCCATTAACAGCTAGATCTAGTTTAGTGTTAAGAGATCTGACTCGAGCTGAATCACGTTCTAATCGAGATTTGATCAGAGTTTTGTAGTCCTTATGTGAGGATGAGTGAAGTGAATCTCTAGAATGCAGTTCCAGAGtaaatgattttgatgaagaagaagaagaagaagagaattcaGATAATGTTGTTTCTTGTTGGAGAAATGTGTTCTGAATGGTGGTTTCTGGTttggaagaagaaacaacatcaaTGGTTTTCTGAATTGAAGCTGTAATATCAAGAAGTGTAGTTTTTTTAGGAGTTTCTACTACTAAGCTTCTAGATTGAACAAGTGAAGGTGAAATATAGAGAAGAGTGAATAGAAGAAAGTACATGCAAAACCTCCTTAATTCCTCCATTGTTGTAACAGAGGAGGAAAGTGGAGAGAGTGAGAAATGGTGTGGATTAGGGCTTCTTCTTTTAGAAGGAAATGAATGGAAATGGGGGGTTAGGTTTATTTAAGAAgtgagagaaagaaagagagtGAGTGAAGGAGTGACTGGTGGGAGTAATGGCAGTCACGGCCCTCCCTCGTTAAAAGGTGAAAGGGGCAAATTATAATAGCTAGCGACGAAATGAGTGAGAAAGAAAAGAGGGAATGGAAATTTGAAACGTTTATTTACATCTAAAATTGTATAACAGGTGTTAGTTTTCaagataaaatatttttttatgggCAGAAGCAGATATACTTTTTACTGAGgaatttctattttttatttgctTCGATCATCATCAGGTCTCGGAGTTTGACATGTAAAACTTGgctttgcttaaaaaaaaaacttggctGGAATAGTAAGAGTTTGTGAATGGTTGGTTATGGAACTGCCTTGGTTACGTCTACAACTGAACATAATCCAACCGGCGGAGAGCCATATCTACAGCTTTCTGAACTTGTTTGAATATGCTTTTACTATTCGTAGTAGATTTTCAAATCTGGAGTATTAATTTTCGCGATCATTCTCTTCCTTCTTTTCTAACCAGACTGTTATTAAGAATGTACTGTACTTTTTTAGCTGACCGTAGTCCACAGTGACCGTTGCATAAGTCGtgtaaaaaaaaacacaaaaaagacAGCAATGATGTCTTGTACCATTTTGCGGGTAGCTATCATGCTCAAGCGGTTTCTTTACCGTTAGATCACGTTAGAATCCAGATCTAACAGCCTTGAACCCTTTAGAAAAAATGGTGGGTCCGTTCCTGAAAGTGGTGGATCCTTTCCTGAATGCGAATCTAACCGTTGATTTGATCATCTAAAGGTAAAGAAGTCCGCTTGAGCGGGATAACTTCCCGCAAAACGGTGCGGGGTAGCATTTGTCTAACGACAAGTAGTTTAAGTTGCAGAAAACCTTCAACTGGTAGGCGAAAGATGCAAAGTAGTACTCCTTTTATAAGCCAGTTATATGACATAAAATGATACAAATTTATATGGATAAAGAATCACATACTTGCAATACCTTATTCCATAATGGACCGAGGTGAAAATTAAAGTTACAGAAAGACAACCATACAATTACCTCTGAAATGGTTCTTCCCATTTTAAGACTAACATTTCCAATCTAATGTTGCTGAGAGCCTTGGAGAAATGACATCAGTACAAAATATTCGCCTCAATATCTAATATGATCTTTTGAGTGTACTTTTCTTTTACCTCTCCGACGAATATCGGTTGATTACATTCTCTCCAGATGTTGCAACAAATGGCATAAGGTAGGattttttaaattaataaatttccACTTATAATAGGATTTGTTCAATCTTTGTCTCTGAAAGCATCCTTTATGTCATCTCCTGGAGTTCATTCACCTAACCGCTGGTCTTCCCGAAATCTAGTTCTATCCCCTTTATGCATGATCCCTTTATAAAACTCCCATTTGGTTGGTGATCTCTCGCCACATCACGCTGCcaatgttttttcttatttttttaatcagtatgtgttttttatttattttagtccCCTCTTACTTTTTAAATTAgtgtcttttttatttattttagtccCTACACAGATCAGATACTAACCAGTGTTGAACTCATACACTTTATATCACCAC
Coding sequences within:
- the LOC113275617 gene encoding protein ASPARTIC PROTEASE IN GUARD CELL 1-like; the protein is MEELRRFCMYFLLFTLLYISPSLVQSRSLVVETPKKTTLLDITASIQKTIDVVSSSKPETTIQNTFLQQETTLSEFSSSSSSSSKSFTLELHSRDSLHSSSHKDYKTLIKSRLERDSARVRSLNTKLDLAVNGIKKSDLKPVETTLERSLMTEGGGKSKTELEGPIISGTSQGSGEYFSRVGIGRPPKPLYMVLDTGSDVTWVQCSPCTDCYQQTDPIFEPSSSSSYSQIMCNTDTCQALDVSACRAGVCLYQVSYGDGSYTVGDFVSETLTFGKSSSVNNVSLGCGHDNEGLFVGSAGLLGLGGGSLSFPSQLKTESFSYCLVDRDSSSTSTLDFGTSSELNVNNSVTTPLLRNNQLDTYYYLGLTGLSVGGEMLTIPPSAFEVDESGNGGIIIDSGTAVTRLKTDVYNSLRDAFVKGTQNLPSTSGVAIFDTCYDLSTMRSVDVPTISLHFPGEKYIALPAKNYLVPLDSAGTFCLAFAPTSASLSIIGNIQQQGTRVTFDLVNSLVGFSASRC